The sequence below is a genomic window from Uranotaenia lowii strain MFRU-FL chromosome 2, ASM2978415v1, whole genome shotgun sequence.
actttaaagaagaaaccaaagctctaaaatacttatcaaaaaaagttagcatttttatcttgctattggtggacccctcgactctatattttatgCAATTATGCATTGTGCAATGCAAATTATCCAATGTTCTTGAAGACATcgaaagtctatcttttcatccctggccgctattaatttagttcagctagattgatgttctgtaccagtgtgcactGGTAAGGTTGATATCTGTAGAAAGTGCGAAAAATTGAGATTCAgttaaaaataattcgaaatcaCTTACAGAAACTGCACTCCATCTGATCCAGAACTGGTCTCACGCACATACTCTGAGAGATACACAAAATCAATGTCGGTATCTTATGATTTGAAAAGattgtttttgagataaacaTTTCTCTTTGTGATTTCCCAGCGATTAAATTGTATGTTACTATCTGTTTTTATCTTCCTTTTTTGCAAAGAAAAAGCAAACAAGAGTGTTATTCTGGATGGCTATCAGACCTTCACCTCCAGCAGCACAAAAGTTTTCACATGTTTGATAAGATGATCATCGGATTATATCAGCATAAATTTTCAGGCATTAACATGTGAAACGGAACAAAGGTAGCTACAATCACTAGGTAGTGGAGCGTTTTAGCAGCTGCCTGTTCTACAATTGAGCGTCAAAGTATACAGTTGAGGGGAACGacaattctacaatttttgaaaatacaatgGTTGTTACGAGTGCTTCATCAAAATCCATTATCATACAGATTGCTGCAACCAGTATGAGTAtgtgttgtaattttgttttctttaattaGCTTGTGACAGTTAAGGCTTTCTCTACAAACAGTTAACGTGATCAATCTTTCGGATGGTGCTGGCCATGGTTGGGTTTCTCCCTTTTTGCCACTGCTCCAATCGCCTGATACGCCGCTCATCGATACCGGTCCTGTGTCGATTGATCAAGCTTCCTGGATAGGGTCGGTCCTGTGCCTGGGAGGACTCTTTGGCTCTCTGCCGTACTGTTGGTTGGTTCAACAATTCGGAATCAAATGGGCGCTGGTGTGTTTGGCCATACCGAACATTGTGAGTGTTATAAATTTAACTGAGTTCTAGCATTGCAATGTTATGCattgtattaaaatttcatgtttttagaCTTCTTGGACGCTCATTTATTGGGGAACATCTGTCTATCATGTTTATATTTCCCGCATTTTGGCAGGAATATGTGGCGGAGGTATTTTGGTAACGTTCCCACTTTACACGACAGACATCTCAAATAATCAGTAAGTAagaaatacagtgagcgaaataagaatagcaccactatgtgttttgcttgttaaaatatgaatgtttgaaaatcaccaaaattttcttctattaattgttttgaattgtttaacggataaatcaagcataagtttactttttttggacgttgcaattggcgttgaggaccaaaactttggaaaaagggtgcgaaataagaatagaaccacttgtgttttttcaacaaaacaagattatttctaaaaatttactgtgtaaaagtgaataataatgcttctacgaattatttgaatagttcactgcattttaaggagttttctagaattacaaagattttcaaagggtttaaaatggtgttttaagagatgctcttctagaactaaggaatttgatattagagctgtaattctttaccacactacttactttcttcactaaaatgacgtgaaatgatgaatcaaacattttcggtttattttaaatcagaaaaaacaggttggtattcataaacttagatttttttttcaataaacataactttttccagtttcaagtcatagatggcagcactatcttgccgttaataccaaattaagtctcaatattgattttccaggctaatttaggcccatattcatcgtttcgatgtagttttccaacacagttttgttggagttcacgctgcagaaatcttttccggatttgcaaaaaaaaactccagcgcaagaatataacaccgccaaaattcctacacatctcaacttccgattcaatttcaaatcataccaataatactgctatttatctggttcatcaagctccatcggaaagtacaaaattattctgattatcggtccaagaaatttactttcatgggttcatgatgaaattcttattttttgatattgtgatcttagaatttccaaggcggtcacacggtatcaagtacttatttcttgaccaaaatcatccagcacatctgaattaatcccggatattcgaaaatgggcatcaattcggtttaattgcaagatagtgctgccatctatgacttgaaactagagaaatagcgtttgactatctaaaaacattagtatttttgaatttgaagcctgtttttttcttcaaattcagcatcaaatctatgtttcgtcaatttgcatcacACTTATGAATgatgatgaagaaataaagcagtttgataaagtattatagctcaagtatcaaattcctaaacgctagaggagcatctcttgaaacccccttttaaaacctttgaaaatctttgaaattctagaaaactccttaaaatacagtaatctattcaaataattcgtagaagcattattattcacttttacacagtaaatttttagaaataattttatttttgttgaaaaaacacaagtggttctattcttatttcgcaccctttttccaaagttttgatcctcaacgccaattgcaacgtccaaaaaaagtaaacttatgcttgatttatccgttaaacaattcagaacaatttatagaacaaagttttggtgatttttaatcattcatattttaacaagcaaaacacatagtggttctattcttatttcgctcactgtattgaGATAGTTGAACATCTAAAACGATCTGGTACTgttaatcaataattttcttCTCCATATTCCACCGATAAGAATTCGTGGAATTCTTGGATCAGGACTGGCGTTTTTCACAAATCTGGGAATCCTAGCGATGTACATTATGGGCAATTTACTCTCATATCATACTGTGGCAGCGGTAGTTATCGTACTTTCAACGATCTATTTGATCCTAGTTTGTTTTTTGCCTGACACACCTCAGTCGCTGTTGAGAAGAGGTCAAATCGACGCAGccaaaaaatcatatcttaCGTACAAAGGATTCAACAACTCTCAAAGTAATTCTACAATCGAGGATGATTTTAAAACTCTTACCAAAGCCATCCAAAGCGAAAAGACGGACAAAATTGGGCTGAATCTGGAGGACTTCAGTAACTGATAAAACAATCCATctctgaaaaattattaaacaaatttttcaaacttctaGCATCAAAAACCTTTCTGAAGGGCATTTCGATAGGagtttttcttatgtttttaaatcagttttgtGGGGCA
It includes:
- the LOC129742355 gene encoding facilitated trehalose transporter Tret1-like, which encodes MVVTSASSKSIIIQIAATSMINVINLSDGAGHGWVSPFLPLLQSPDTPLIDTGPVSIDQASWIGSVLCLGGLFGSLPYCWLVQQFGIKWALVCLAIPNITSWTLIYWGTSVYHVYISRILAGICGGGILVTFPLYTTDISNNQIRGILGSGLAFFTNLGILAMYIMGNLLSYHTVAAVVIVLSTIYLILVCFLPDTPQSLLRRGQIDAAKKSYLTYKGFNNSQSNSTIEDDFKTLTKAIQSEKTDKIGLNLEDFTSKTFLKGISIGVFLMFLNQFCGAFSILTYAETIFRISGSVLDPGKSTIALGAIQIIGTFVSFVLIDLAGRKILLIVSTVGVGLGMAALGAFSYLRELQWNLEGFHWLPVTSLSFAVLMFSIGLCGIPYFIIPELLPPKMSNVGNTIGMISIWIATFTCLKIVPVLLTTIKLYGVLAIFSATCVLGTIVTILFLPETKGRNLIDISQ